The Camelina sativa cultivar DH55 chromosome 14, Cs, whole genome shotgun sequence genome includes a window with the following:
- the LOC104740698 gene encoding ferredoxin--NADP reductase, leaf isozyme 2, chloroplastic-like, translating into MAMTTMNAAVSLTSSNSSSLPATSCAIAPERIRFSKGALYYKSNNVVTSKRVFSIRAQITAETTDTPTPTPAKKVEKVSKKNEEGVIVNKYRPKEPYTGKCLVNTKITADDAPGETWHMVFSHEGEIPYREGQSVGVIPDGIDKNGKPHKIRLYSIASSALGDLGNSETVSLCVKRLVYINDQGETVKGVCSNFLCDLTPGSPVKLTGPVGKEMLMPKDPNATVIMLATGTGIAPFRSFLWKMFFEKHDDYKFNGLAWLFLGVPTTSSLLYQEEFDKMKAKAPENFRVDYAISREQANDKGEKMYIQTRMAQYAAELWELLKKDNTFVYMCGLKGMEKGIDDIMVSLAANDGIDWFDYKKQLKKAEQWNVEVY; encoded by the exons ATGGCGATGACTACTATGAATGCTGCTGTTTCTCTCACAtcttcaaactcttcttctcttcctgcTACTAGTTGTGCCATTGCTCCTGAAAGGATCAGGTTTAGTAAG GGTGCTCTTTACTACAAAAGCAACAATGTAGTGACAAGTAAAAGAGTGTTTTCCATAAGAGCTCAAATCACAGCAGAGACGACAGATACTCCTACTCCTACTCCTGCCAAGAAGGTAGAGAAAGTGTCTAAGAAGAACGAGGAAGGTGTGATTGTCAACAAGTACAGACCAAAGGAGCCATACACTGGAAAATGCCTTGTCAACACCAAAATCACAGCAGATGATGCTCCTGGAGAGACCTGGCACATGGTTTTCAGCCATGAAG GCGAGATCCCGTACAGAGAAGGGCAATCTGTTGGTGTGATTCCAGATGGAATTGACAAGAATGGAAAGCCTCACAAGATCAGACTTTACTCGATTGCCAGCAGCGCTCTTGGAGATCTTGGCAATTCTGAAACC GTTTCTTTGTGTGTGAAAAGACTTGTCTATATTAATGACCAAGGAGAGACTGTTAAAGGAGTTTGCTCAAATTTCTTGT GTGACTTGACACCCGGAAGTCCTGTGAAGCTCACTGGTCCTGTAGGCAAAGAAATGCTTATGCCGAAGGATCCAAACGCCACTGTTATTATG CTTGCTACAGGGACGGGAATTGCACCTTTCCGGTCTTTCTTATGGAAGATGTTCTTCGAGAAACATGATGACTACAAG TTCAATGGCTTAGCTTGGCTTTTCTTGGGTGTACCAACCACTAGCTCATTGCTCTACCAAGAG GAGTTTGATAAGATGAAAGCAAAGGCCCCCGAAAACTTCAGGGTGGATTATGCGATAAGCAGAGAACAGGCGAACGACAAAGGAGAGAAAATGTATATCCAGACTCGGATGGCGCAGTACGCAGCTGAATTATGGGAGTTGTTGAAGAAAGACAACACTTTTGTCTACATGTGTGGACTTAAGGGAATGGAGAAAGGAATCGATGACATTATGGTCTCATTGGCTGCAAATGACG GTATTGACTGGTTTGATTACAAGAAGCAGTTGAAGAAGGCAGAGCAATGGAACGTTGAAGTCTACTGA
- the LOC104740700 gene encoding LOW QUALITY PROTEIN: thaumatin-like protein 1 (The sequence of the model RefSeq protein was modified relative to this genomic sequence to represent the inferred CDS: inserted 1 base in 1 codon): MALIFFFLLLSNMFFSGAMSRSFTIANKCDYTVWPGILSNAGXPPLPTTGFVLQKGETRTIDAPSSWGGRFWGRTLCSTGSDGRFTCATGDCGSGKLECAGTGAAPPATLAEFTLDGSGGLDFYDVSLVDGYNVQMLVAPQGGSGLNCSTTGCVVDLNGSCPSELRVNSVGGGDKGAAMACKSACEAFREPQYCCSGAFGSPDTCKPSSYSRVFKSACPRAYSYAYDDKSSTFTCAKSPNYVIMFCPSPNTSLKSAEEEEHSTETMTKTKTTSSSSASTTSSQMVYEGALDESSGSPSTCYGLSRVITVAALAFCRMWWFF; this comes from the exons ATGGcattgatcttcttcttcttattattatcgAACATGTTCTTCTCCG GAGCTATGTCGAGGAGCTTCACAATAGCGAACAAATGCGACTACACAGTCTGGCCGGGAATTTTATCTAACGCCG TTCCTCCGTTGCCGACCACTGGCTTCGTTCTTCAAAAAGGAGAGACACGTACAATCGACGCGCCGTCTTCATGGGGAGGTCGGTTCTGGGGAAGGACACTCTGCTCAACCGGTTCCGATGGAAGATTTACATGCGCCACCGGAGATTGCGGTTCCGGAAAGCTCGAATGCGCCGGTACTGGAGCTGCTCCTCCGGCGACTCTAGCTGAATTCACTCTAGACGGCTCTGGAGGGCTCGATTTCTACGACGTGAGCCTCGTCGACGGATACAATGTCCAGATGCTGGTGGCTCCTCAAGGCGGTTCCGGCCTGAATTGCAGCACTACCGGCTGTGTCGTCGATTTAAACGGCTCGTGTCCGTCGGAACTAAGGGTGAATAGCGTCGGAGGAGGCGATAAGGGAGCGGCGATGGCTTGTAAAAGCGCGTGCGAGGCGTTTCGGGAGCCGCAGTATTGCTGCAGCGGCGCGTTTGGGTCGCCTGATACGTGTAAGCCGTCTTCCTACTCGAGGGTCTTCAAGAGCGCGTGTCCACGCGCCTATAGCTACGCGTATGACGATAAGTCTAGTACATTTACGTGCGCTAAATCTCCCAACTACGTCATCATGTTCTGTCCTTCTCCCAACACCAG CCTAAAATCAGCGGAGGAAGAGGAACATAGCACAGAGACAatgacgaagacgaagacgacaaGTTCAAGTTCCGCCAGTACGACGTCGTCGCAGATGGTCTATGAAGGTGCTCTGGATGAAAGTAGTGGTTCACCATCTACGTGTTACGGCTTATCACGTGTGATCACAGTCGCTGCGCTTGCTTTTTGTCGTATGTGGTGGTTCTTCTGA
- the LOC104740701 gene encoding probable 3-beta-hydroxysteroid-Delta(8),Delta(7)-isomerase has protein sequence MEEAAHPYVPRDLKLPGYVPISMSMSFILAVYLGASLLVVSLVWLLLGRKKAKVEKLLMCWWAFTGLTHIILEGYFVFTPEFFKDNTSCYLAEVWKEYSKGDSRYAGRDSAVVSIEGITAVIVGPACLLAIYAIAKEKSYSYVLQLAISLGQLYGCLVYFITAILEGDNFATNSFYYYSYYIGANGWWILIPLLISFRCWKKICAAVANNIVETKTKTKTKKKNR, from the exons atggagGAAGCGGCACATCCTTACGTTCCGAGAGATCTGAAACTGCCGGGATACGTACCAATCTCAATGTCTATGTCTTTCATCCTCGCTGTCTACCTCGGTGCTTCCCTCCTTGTCGTCTCCCTCGTCTGGCTTCTCTTAG gGAGGAAGAAAGCTAAAGTTGAGAAATTGCTAATGTGTTGGTGGGCATTCACTGGTCTCACTCACATTATCCTCGAAGGCTATTTCGTTTTCACCCCTGAGTTTTTCAAGGACAACACTTCTTGTTATCTCGCTGAAGTCT GGAAAGAATACAGCAAAGGTGATTCGAGATACGCAGGAAGGGATTCTGCAGTTGTATCTATTGAAGGGATCACTGCTGTTATCGTCGGCCCTGCTTGTCTCTTAGCTAT ATATGCCATTGCTAAGGAGAAGTCGTATAGCTACGTGCTTCAGCTTGCGATCTCGCTTGGGCAGCTCTACGGATGTTTGGTCTACTTCATTACTGCTATCTTGGAAGGAGACAACTTTGCTACGAACTCATTCTACTATTACTCATACTACATTGGTGCAAACGGATGGTGGATCTTGATACCGCTACTCATTTCTTTCCGTTGCTGGAAAAAGATTTGTGCAGCTGTTGCCAACAACATCGTcgagacaaagacaaagacaaagacaaagaagaagaaccgtTGA